Proteins found in one Quercus robur chromosome 2, dhQueRobu3.1, whole genome shotgun sequence genomic segment:
- the LOC126713843 gene encoding lipid phosphate phosphatase 2-like isoform X2, translating into MPWWDLRSLSRFWVAQERMREVQLGAHTVRSHGITVARTHMHDWLILMLLLLIEAFLYEIHPFYRFVGKDMMSDLKYPLKSNTVPVWAVPIYSVLLPIAIFLIVYFRRRDVYDLHHAILGLLFSVLVTAVITDAIKDAVGRPRPDFFWRCFPDGKDVYDTLGNVVCHGDKIVIKEGHKSFPSGHTSWSFAGLGFLSLYLSGKIKVFDRRGHVAKLCLVFLPLLVASLVGVSRVDDYWHHWQDVFAGGLLGLTVATFCYLQFFPPPYHAEGWGPYAYFRELESRSSTQAVNAVNGCNVQVMEAQPQLDNAHDERSIHGCMGLTLARNSNTTLEEIESGRR; encoded by the exons ATGCCTTGGTGGGATTTGAGATCTCTTTCTCGTTTTTGGGTCGCTCAG GAAAGAATGAGGGAAGTCCAGCTTGGTGCACATACTGTAAGGTCCCACGGAATTACGGTTGCAAGGACACACATGCATGACTGGCTGATACTCATGCTTCTTTTGCTGATTGAGGCCTTCTTATATGAAATCCATCCATTTTATCGCTTTGTTGGGAAGGATATGATGTCTGACCTCAAATATCCCCTGAAAAGTAACACAGTACCTGTTTGGGCTGTTCCT ATTTATTCAGTTCTGTTGCCCATTGCAATTTTTCTCATTGTTTATTTCCGTAGGAGAGATGTCTATGATCTTCATCATGCCATACTAG GTCTCTTATTCTCTGTTCTAGTCACAGCGGTTATTACAGATGCTATAAAAGATGCAGTTGGTCGACCTCGGCCTGATTTCTTTTGGCGGTGTTTTCCTGATGGAAAGGAT GTTTATGATACATTGGGAAATGTTGTATGTCATGGAGACAAGATTGTCATAAAGGAAGGACATAAGAGTTTTCCTAGTGGCCATACTTCAT GGTCTTTTGCTGGTCTAGGCTTTCTATCGCTGTACTTATctggaaaaataaaagtatttgaCCGTAGAGGCCATGTTGCAAAATTGTGCCTTGTTTTCCTTCCTTTACTTGTTGCATCACTTGTTGGTGTTTCTCGGGTGGATGACTACTGGCACCACTGGCAAGATGTGTTTGCAGGAGGCCTCCTAG GGCTCACAGTGGCAACATTTTGCTATTTACAGTTCTTCCCTCCCCCATATCATGCTGAAG GTTGGGGGCCTTATGCTTACTTTCGGGAGTTGGAGTCACGTTCAAGTACACAAGCAGTCAATGCTGTGAATGGGTGCAATGTGCAGGTCATGGAGGCTCAGCCTCAGCTTGACAATGCACATGATGAAAGAAGCATCCATGGATGTATGGGGTTAACTCTAGCACGTAATTCAAATACAACATTGGAAGAAATAGAATCTGGGAGAAGATAA
- the LOC126713843 gene encoding lipid phosphate phosphatase 2-like isoform X1, translating to MPWWDLRSLSRFWVAQDVSRKRLETSTVTSDWVSPIECPLIKYKNKEERMREVQLGAHTVRSHGITVARTHMHDWLILMLLLLIEAFLYEIHPFYRFVGKDMMSDLKYPLKSNTVPVWAVPIYSVLLPIAIFLIVYFRRRDVYDLHHAILGLLFSVLVTAVITDAIKDAVGRPRPDFFWRCFPDGKDVYDTLGNVVCHGDKIVIKEGHKSFPSGHTSWSFAGLGFLSLYLSGKIKVFDRRGHVAKLCLVFLPLLVASLVGVSRVDDYWHHWQDVFAGGLLGLTVATFCYLQFFPPPYHAEGWGPYAYFRELESRSSTQAVNAVNGCNVQVMEAQPQLDNAHDERSIHGCMGLTLARNSNTTLEEIESGRR from the exons ATGCCTTGGTGGGATTTGAGATCTCTTTCTCGTTTTTGGGTCGCTCAG GATGTGTCAAGAAAGAGGTTGGAGACTTCTACAGTTACCAGTGATTGGGTTTCTCCCATTGAGTGTCCATTGATAAAATACAAGAACAAAGAG GAAAGAATGAGGGAAGTCCAGCTTGGTGCACATACTGTAAGGTCCCACGGAATTACGGTTGCAAGGACACACATGCATGACTGGCTGATACTCATGCTTCTTTTGCTGATTGAGGCCTTCTTATATGAAATCCATCCATTTTATCGCTTTGTTGGGAAGGATATGATGTCTGACCTCAAATATCCCCTGAAAAGTAACACAGTACCTGTTTGGGCTGTTCCT ATTTATTCAGTTCTGTTGCCCATTGCAATTTTTCTCATTGTTTATTTCCGTAGGAGAGATGTCTATGATCTTCATCATGCCATACTAG GTCTCTTATTCTCTGTTCTAGTCACAGCGGTTATTACAGATGCTATAAAAGATGCAGTTGGTCGACCTCGGCCTGATTTCTTTTGGCGGTGTTTTCCTGATGGAAAGGAT GTTTATGATACATTGGGAAATGTTGTATGTCATGGAGACAAGATTGTCATAAAGGAAGGACATAAGAGTTTTCCTAGTGGCCATACTTCAT GGTCTTTTGCTGGTCTAGGCTTTCTATCGCTGTACTTATctggaaaaataaaagtatttgaCCGTAGAGGCCATGTTGCAAAATTGTGCCTTGTTTTCCTTCCTTTACTTGTTGCATCACTTGTTGGTGTTTCTCGGGTGGATGACTACTGGCACCACTGGCAAGATGTGTTTGCAGGAGGCCTCCTAG GGCTCACAGTGGCAACATTTTGCTATTTACAGTTCTTCCCTCCCCCATATCATGCTGAAG GTTGGGGGCCTTATGCTTACTTTCGGGAGTTGGAGTCACGTTCAAGTACACAAGCAGTCAATGCTGTGAATGGGTGCAATGTGCAGGTCATGGAGGCTCAGCCTCAGCTTGACAATGCACATGATGAAAGAAGCATCCATGGATGTATGGGGTTAACTCTAGCACGTAATTCAAATACAACATTGGAAGAAATAGAATCTGGGAGAAGATAA
- the LOC126713843 gene encoding putative lipid phosphate phosphatase 3, chloroplastic isoform X3, with protein sequence MREVQLGAHTVRSHGITVARTHMHDWLILMLLLLIEAFLYEIHPFYRFVGKDMMSDLKYPLKSNTVPVWAVPIYSVLLPIAIFLIVYFRRRDVYDLHHAILGLLFSVLVTAVITDAIKDAVGRPRPDFFWRCFPDGKDVYDTLGNVVCHGDKIVIKEGHKSFPSGHTSWSFAGLGFLSLYLSGKIKVFDRRGHVAKLCLVFLPLLVASLVGVSRVDDYWHHWQDVFAGGLLGLTVATFCYLQFFPPPYHAEGWGPYAYFRELESRSSTQAVNAVNGCNVQVMEAQPQLDNAHDERSIHGCMGLTLARNSNTTLEEIESGRR encoded by the exons ATGAGGGAAGTCCAGCTTGGTGCACATACTGTAAGGTCCCACGGAATTACGGTTGCAAGGACACACATGCATGACTGGCTGATACTCATGCTTCTTTTGCTGATTGAGGCCTTCTTATATGAAATCCATCCATTTTATCGCTTTGTTGGGAAGGATATGATGTCTGACCTCAAATATCCCCTGAAAAGTAACACAGTACCTGTTTGGGCTGTTCCT ATTTATTCAGTTCTGTTGCCCATTGCAATTTTTCTCATTGTTTATTTCCGTAGGAGAGATGTCTATGATCTTCATCATGCCATACTAG GTCTCTTATTCTCTGTTCTAGTCACAGCGGTTATTACAGATGCTATAAAAGATGCAGTTGGTCGACCTCGGCCTGATTTCTTTTGGCGGTGTTTTCCTGATGGAAAGGAT GTTTATGATACATTGGGAAATGTTGTATGTCATGGAGACAAGATTGTCATAAAGGAAGGACATAAGAGTTTTCCTAGTGGCCATACTTCAT GGTCTTTTGCTGGTCTAGGCTTTCTATCGCTGTACTTATctggaaaaataaaagtatttgaCCGTAGAGGCCATGTTGCAAAATTGTGCCTTGTTTTCCTTCCTTTACTTGTTGCATCACTTGTTGGTGTTTCTCGGGTGGATGACTACTGGCACCACTGGCAAGATGTGTTTGCAGGAGGCCTCCTAG GGCTCACAGTGGCAACATTTTGCTATTTACAGTTCTTCCCTCCCCCATATCATGCTGAAG GTTGGGGGCCTTATGCTTACTTTCGGGAGTTGGAGTCACGTTCAAGTACACAAGCAGTCAATGCTGTGAATGGGTGCAATGTGCAGGTCATGGAGGCTCAGCCTCAGCTTGACAATGCACATGATGAAAGAAGCATCCATGGATGTATGGGGTTAACTCTAGCACGTAATTCAAATACAACATTGGAAGAAATAGAATCTGGGAGAAGATAA